A single region of the Tigriopus californicus strain San Diego chromosome 8, Tcal_SD_v2.1, whole genome shotgun sequence genome encodes:
- the LOC131885722 gene encoding mediator of RNA polymerase II transcription subunit 29-like: MKSIQRDVDDALSYLMHTSLLLHVLIKIKLSFQIDDLKMSQGPHMSHQMQQNQSGQQPHSQQQIQQQPQQQQQQQQQQQQQQQQRQEDKLITKARELVVPLKDKWSITLKEAAQKVTQTGLQEGGVATKNSDLQGGKFETQLEEFYGICDQIELNLKSAIDCINQTESSNSYMRIPPVPNRLDTTGNQTEFLSYPQYIAISKQQINFSNEVRHLLSQAAEDVVKQNH; this comes from the coding sequence ATGAAGTCAATACAAAGAGACGTTGATGATGCTTTATCTTATTTGATGCATACTAGTTTGCTACTTCATGTactaatcaaaatcaaactttcttttcagatCGATGATTTGAAGATGTCGCAAGGACCTCACATGTCACATCAAATgcagcaaaatcaaagtgGACAGCAACCTCATTCTCAACAGCAgatacaacaacaacctcaacagcagcagcagcagcagcaacaacaacaacagcaacaacaacagagaCAAGAAGATAAGTTGATCACGAAAGCCAGAGAACTCGTGGTTCCGTTGAAGGACAAGTGGTCCATTACGTTGAAAGAAGCCGCCCAGAAGGTCACGCAAACCGGCCTTCAAGAAGGTGGTGTGGCCACGAAGAACAGCGATCTCCAGGGAGGCAAATTTGAGACCCAATTAGAAGAGTTCTACGGAATTTGCGATCAGATTGAACTGAATCTCAAGAGTGCTATTGACTGCATCAATCAAACCGAATCGAGTAACTCGTATATGCGGATCCCGCCCGTTCCCAATCGATTAGATACTACGGGCAATCAAACCGAGTTTCTGTCTTATCCTCAATATATCGCCATCTCGAAGcaacaaatcaatttttccaaCGAAGTTCGACATCTACTCTCCCAAGCCGCCGAGGACGTGGTCAAACAAAACCATTAG
- the LOC131885023 gene encoding uncharacterized protein LOC131885023 — translation MKISAKLAIFVFICSGNCLANILPEFDSDAIRVGIFDPNNVVIHVGQNLVNFLSSSLAWFVLLQFPDLSKVKPKEEEKEAKDMMEPQQEAGRYMNVKEPAARYGAKRRWRHPRRSSPRVYDRPIPIQYVSKVLRLIADASDRMSKFMDAL, via the exons ATGAAGATCTCCGCCAAATTGGCAATATTCGTATTCATTTGTAGTGGCAATTGCCTGGCCAATATACTCCCAGAGTTTGACTCTGATGCCATTCGCGTGGGGATTTTCGATCCCAACAATGTGGTGATCCACGTGGGACAGAACTTAGTCAATTTCCTGTCGAGCAGTTTAGCCTGGTTTGTCTTGCTCCAATTCCCAGATCTGTCCAAAGTGAAGCccaaggaagaggagaaagaggccAAAGACATGATGGAGCCTCAACAGGAAGCAGGCAGATACATGAATGTGAAAGAACCAGCCGCCAGATATGGAGCCAAACGAAGGTGGCGTCATCCCAGACGGTCTTCACCTAGAGTGTACGATCGGCCGATCCCAATTCAATATGTGTCCAAGGTGTTGAGGTTGATAGCCGACGCATCTGATCGGATGTCCAA GTTTATGGACGCTCTGTGA